In Brassica napus cultivar Da-Ae chromosome A3, Da-Ae, whole genome shotgun sequence, the sequence tattacaaaagtaTAATAACATTAGTTTACATAtcttttaaaatgataaatttatttcataatacgttttattaaaacagaaaatatataaatttaacattgTATGTGTCCCTATCATGTTTTaccaaaaacaatatttaaaattttgaaattatagatATTCATTAATGATAATTATGTAAAATGATTTTGTAACTAATCTACTCTTAATGTCTCTCTATATCTTTTTgtcttaaatataaatatatgttccttttattcaacaaaatataatcatatcttttaattgtatttattaaataattaatcatcTCTTTCTTATTATTgaaacattattaaaatttatattaatttaattcatttatatacaaaaatttaagGACTTcacgatattttttttatattacttGAGTATAcgtaaattattaaaataaatgataaatatgaCTAAATGATTTAATTCACcaattattttataagttataaaataaaaattgaagtatatataattatgcttctatacaaaaataaactaaataagtGTTGACTATTAAAGAGAGCTTTAATAAGGTTATATAATTATGCTTTGACTAAAAATTCAGTTAAAAGGGAAATGAATTAGAGTGTGATATGCAATTATAAAAATGGTCCAAATTCTTAAGATATGGTTTTATGTTATAATAAAGAAATTTCTCACGAGTAGCAAAGGAAAAGGGTTTGTCATAGAGAAATGACCGTTTACATATAATTAGAGAGGTTAGAGGCTTATAACATCATTAACCCAGTTTCTTAATTAGGGTTTTTAACTTTGGCTAAGAAatggttcttaactttttttagattttaattaaaaaaagctATGTGAACCGTCTCTTAGATTATCATTAACCTCGGTTTCTTAATTGAAATACTTAGCTTcagttaagagacggttcttagttttccttagattttaatttaaaaaaaagtaagaatcatctcttaaataaaagatataagagccgtatcttagccgaaaagtgtaaaagaaaacaaaaaaatgtcaaatcatgagttaagaaacCCGGCTAAGAGACCGGGGTTAATCATGCccttaaataagaaatataagaattGTCTTTTAAccgaaaaatattaaaaaaaaaacaaacaaaaaatgtcAGATCATGAGTTAAGAAACCCGACAAAAAAATCGGGGTTAATCATTTCCTTAGAAACCAGGGATCATATCCTACTGTCGTGCGGGTACAGCCTTGATGTCTGGTCAGAAGTAATCAACAAATGCAATCCGCCTTCTTCGATGTTCGCAGACTGGTCAGGGCtactttctatatttttattgaaaataaatgGATGTATTTCGTATTACATGTTTGTTAATAGCTCGAATGTGGATCGTTATTGAAATTATGgtatgattttttataaataaaattgtttgtaAGACAATATTATATTCTGAGATTAACCAGGGAAATCATTTATAGAGCATATGCTACATGTCAGTTATTTTCAGATGTTTCAGAGGGAACATAATGAAGTGGAAGTTAAAAgaagttatatattttcatttccatttaACTGATTAATACTGTTTCATGGGCCATATAACAATATTGTACATTAATAGTTTTTTGGTACAATGTTAAGTTATTGTACATTAATAGTTTTTTGGTACAGTGTTAAGTTATGTAccttatgatatttattttgcaTATAGTAATTTGATTTCTAACAGATCAGTATCAAATTTCAAATCCACTATCTAAGTTATACAAGACTAAAAATTCAAAGTTAATATATACAACCATTTAATTCACTGatgtttctattttcaaaaaacaaattcaCTGATGTTTCTCgtatatacgtatatatatatgcttttttGTCAGTTATCAACGTAAGTATACATCAAAAGCAAATAAGGATtttatctttagtgtttttcAAAATGAATTAACACCACttactaaaaataattttctttgatAGTTTTAGTATAATTTGAATCATCAATTAAGATGCTCATGATtcaagttttataaatattaccaCATCTACAAATGCGCTTGATTAATGCATATTTGCTTCTAACTtgcaaaaaaatacatatttgcTTCTATCCaatatatttcttaaaatttaaattttatataaaaaaaaggaataattaCAAATGTTTGGATTTTTTCTTGTGAGATAGCTAAATTAATAAAGGAAACATTAATTGTTGTTCAAAAAGAACAATAAAGGAAACATTAATTGATTTTTACAATCTTCCATCTATTATTGAGTAAATCCTATATATTCTGTAGACTTCTTTTAGCTAAGGACATCTCCATTCCCACTCCATAATTTACTCCAAATATATAGTGCAAAATGGAGTGGAAAATAGAGtaatgaataaacaaaaaagtgattactccataaatggagtgattttttattgtttgttcATACTCCATTTTTCACTATATATTTGGAGTAAATTATGGAGTGGGAATGGAGATGTCCTTAGCTAAAAGAAGTCTACAGAATATATAGGATTTACTCAATAATAGATGGAAGATTGTAAAAATCAATTAATGTTTCCTTTATTGTTCTTTTTGAACAACAATTAATGTTTCCTTTATTAATTTAGCTATCTCACAAGAAAAAATCCAAACATTTGtaattattccttttttttatataaaatttaaattttaagaaatatattGGATAGAAgcaaatatgtatttttttgcaAAATGGAGTGGAAAATAGAGTAATGAAGTGGATAGAAGCAAATATTTACTCCAAATATATACTGCAAAATGGAGTGGAAAATAGAGtaatgaataaacaaaaaagtgattactccataaatggagtgattttttattgtttgttcATACTCCATTTTTCACTATATATTTGGAGTAAATTATGGAGTGGGAATGGAGATGTCCTTAGCTAAAAGAAGTCTACAGAATATATAGGATTTACTCAATAATAGATGGAAGATTGTAAAAATCAATTAATGTTTCCTTTATTGTTCTTTTTGAACAACAATTAATGTTTCCTTTATTAATTTAGCTATCTCACAAGAAAAAATCCAAACATTTGtaattattccttttttttatataaaatttaaattttaagaaatatattGGATACGATATTTTGTCACTTTCTTATCAAGCAAGAAAGGAAACGATGGAGGATGGTTATTGTGAAAAACGACTTCAAGGCTTCAAATTAACACTGAGATTGACGTTAGGTGCGCGTTCGAGCTCCTATTTAGAAACGATGACGTACAGCAAAGCATACAATGAAAGAGAATCTTCGTAATCAGCAGATCTAAACCCACTCATGCCTTCGCATACCTAATTAAACTTTAGATCATGCTGACATAGATGGGTGTCTAATAGTTAGgcaagttaaatttttatatattaaccaTAAAAAGAGGATGAACCCATCAATTTGTTATATTTGCTTTCGTATTTTCAAGAAATTTTAGTTGATTATTATTATCGCCGTTGTTGTTAACTTGTTATCATTCATGAAGATAACAATTGTTTATTGTCTCGTTAGTCGCAGACTCGCAGTATCTAATTAGTTATAATCTTTCTGAACGTGCAAGGACCATGAAAATGAAAGAAAGTAAAGAAACGCTGGATAAATTTTAGTTTGTAAATGGCCTTGACAGTAGTCCTGGGTGCTGTTAAggcaaactagattttgattaaaCTAAAATCAAACCATCATCACCAGCACCTCacatgcatgtatatatatatataaagagaaaaaaacattattcGTCATGTAAATATTTTTGCTTGATATTCAGTGGTTTAGGACAGTAATCGTGTTAGTAGGCTTAATTAACTAAACAGCTGTGTTATAAGAATCAACGCATGTGGCATGTCTGTGATTTTCATATTCATATAGTTCTTTCTATAATTAGTCTGTCGATAATTAATTGTAGttctattgttttcttctcttttaagATTATTAAAAGGAGACCAGAAAAACATTTCTAAGCTGCTTAAGTAAAATGATTGCTATTAATGGATTCTTATCAAGATTTGGTCGTGCCAACTATGTGTATTGAAACTTCTGAATATGAACGGCTGTCATATTATATAGATATTAGATACaatatatggtatatatatttatatagtaaaAGAAGTTAacagattcaaaaatttcccttatatcttttttttacttaacattttcccttataTCTTTGGTTACAGAATGCCCATAATTTAGTCtctattatataaactataataacgctatttttttataatgcgCAATGACTTGCAACATCATATCAGACAACcatcaagtattttttttttaccatcaagtattttagtaaatgcatttttttttcttgtttaaatACGGTATGTTAGTGTGGGTGTGTCAAAAATCAaatgaagtaaataaatatataaaaaaactataatgaaGTCCAAATGTCCGATTTCTTCTCACTCCTTGAGATAATTATGAGATCAATTTTCCTTAATCTACATTTCACTTATCTAAAACTATCCAGAACATTGCACACATGCACGGAAACATCAATAAACTTATAGTGACATTAGTAAATGATCAATACGCCTGTGATAACTTAAATCACAAACAACGTATGATCCACCGCACCACCACAATCACCTAATGAAACgctttttttatttcttctatATACATTATAACACATATTTTTCTcttataacaatttttattttttcttcaaacaaaatttgtatttatttataggatttattttgttttaaaatataaatattttctttttagttcAACTGTATTTGTACACCTCAGTATTCGAACTCTTTTGTATAGCGAGGCATAGAGCTGAATAAAAGTAGCAGATTTGATATATCATTCTCCTCTTATTATAGCCTTTTAAATATACGCACTATCATTGCTTATTTTcgttctttttattaaactgaggcaaatttttaaaaagctttGTATCTATATGATATGAACGTGCATTAACAAtgtgttaaaaatttataatattgttGTATATCCAACTGACATTTAAGtagattaacaaaaaaaaaatcttgttacTCGTAGTTGTCATATATTTTTCTAAGTAACTATcccaaaattttgaaatgtaaCTTAAAGAAAATTATGTTGTTTCTCAATATCTAAAAAATACTAGCGACagttacatttatttatttgctGTTAATTTTAAtggttatgattttaattttcagatcgtctctcttttatataaaagttttgaaGTCATTTCACGAATTTATTAAGGTATCAGTCATATTAGTCTTAATCATTTGCCAAAAAAATTGGTAAGATTTGATATATCATTCTCCTCGCTCTTCATCTGAACAAATATAGTTATATTAATTATCTATaaccataaaaataaaacactaGTACTGTCCATCTGCATGTGCATATGCTTTCCATTATAGTTTTTTGCTTTCCATTATAGTTTCTAGGCACGATTTCTGCAATAATAAAGACTAATAAAgcatattatatacataaaattaactTTCTAGtcatttgattttgaataaaatgaatcAATTTATATccctatttttatgtatatccgtgtcactattttattttgaatttttggtttctttaagcaataattaaattttaagaattactagtaaatataatttattaattgaatggtaaaaacgaaattaaatgaaaagaaaaaggaaacatcgaatttaattaaaatcgctgcggtgctctctctctctctctctctctctctggcaGGACAATAAACACCAAACTGTTTTTCTCTCTCCTccctcccaaaaaaaaaagaaaccattACTCTCCGATCTGACTCTCTACTCAACCAACCATCCCATAACCCGACGTCGTTTAGATTCTCGCGAACCCTGGCTAACTCCTAGAAAAAGTCAACGTATCGAGCGAGGGGGAGAGACGGAGGAAGGAAGGCATAATCTTCCTCTGCCCCCTGATGTAGCCAGCTAACAACCATGATGAAGGTAATGATGATGACGGGACGAAACGACGTCGCTAGATTCGTAGCTCacaacgacgaagaagaagaagaagacgaatgTTTCTTCGAGTCTCTCGACCGCGTTCTCTCTTCCTGCTCCTGCTCCACTTCCAACTCCGACTACGACTCCGACCCCAGCGCGATCCACGATCCGAATCCGTTTCCCCTCCCCTCCGGATTCGATCTGTGGAAATCCGAGCCTGAGTCCGTATCCGAGAGACGAATCAGGCTCCTACGCGGGTTGGGACTCAGCAACGAGCCGGATCTCGCTCCGGCGAGCCGTCTCCGCCGTAGAAAAGGTATCCGCAGCTCTCATTTCGCTAGATCGAGTCACAACGGTAGATGCGTCTCTTCGCTGAGATCAGACGTAGTAGTCGATAATAGTAAGCTTCGTTGTTCTCTCAATGATAACAATGTGGTTCTTGATTTCATAAGCAAAGATCCAATAGATGTTGTACTTGAGGAGCAAATGTGCACGATTAAGAATCTAGATAACGGCAGAGAGTTTGTGGTGAACGAAGTCAGAGAAGATGGAGTGTTGGAGAAGCTGAAGGAGGTAGGTACTGATCGGCAACTGACTCTGGAGGAGTTTGAGATGTGTGCTGGGACATCACCCATTGTTCTAGAGCTGATGAGGAGGCAAAGCGTTGAAGACGTTTGTAAAGACTCTGTGGATTTGAGTACCAGCGTAAGTGGAACTAAGCATAGACGGAAAGGGAGTTGGTTCAAGAGTATAAAGAGCGTTGCTAGTAGCGTGACAGGGTATAAAGAGAGAAGAAGCACTGATGAGAGGGATTCGCCGTCGGAGAGAGGAGGGCAGAGGCTTAGCTCTGCGACTGATGATAGCCGAGACGTGACATTTCAGGACCCGGAGAGAGTTAAGGTTAGGCAGTATGGGAAGTCGTGTAAAGAGCTCACGGCGCTTTTCAAGAGCCAGGAGATTGAAGCTCATAAAGGGTCGATATGGAGTATTAGGTTTAGTTTGGATGGGAGGTATCTTGCTAGTGCTGGTGAGGATTGTGTTATTCAGATTTGGGAGGTTGTTGAATCAGAAAGGAAGGGGGAGCTCTTGTTGGTGGATAAACAAGACGATGGAGGTGTAAATTTGTCGGTGTTGGCAAATGGGTCTCCAGAACCAGCTTCAGTGTCTCCAATGAGAAGAGGGAGAACATCTTTTAGCAGAAAATCAGTGAGCTTGGACAATGTTCTGGTTCCAGAAACAGTCTTTGGTCTTTCAGAGATGCCTGTGTGCTCGTTTGTAGGGCATTCGGATGATGTGCTTGACCTTGCCTGGTCGAAATCTCAGGTTGGTACTACTCCTGTGCATCTTATTTTGCTATTCCCAACCTTTTTGTTAGTACTAAGTGTAGGCCTTCTGGATTGTTATGTGAGAATCAGCTATTCTTTAATCAGATGCACTTCCACTTGTTTTTGTTTCCAGCACTTGCTTTCCTCTTCGATGGATAAGACAGTTCGTCTATGGgatttatctagcaaggcatgTTTGAAAGTCTTCTCGCATAGTGACTACGGTGAGTGTATATACTCTCTTGTTCCCTGTCAGTGATAGTGATTTACTTTTGCTAGTCTCTAGGAAACTAAGCATACATTGAAAGGAGAATAAATAAGCTGCTTGATTTTTAACTCTCATTCTGGAAAAAATTCATATgtcaatatatatttgtttaaagAAACTTTAGTCCCAAGCCTCTTCCATATCCCTGCTACACATGAAGAAGATATAACAATCTATACATGTCGGCTAAGTAACATTAGATTTTCGCTCATCTACCTCTTTTGTTTCGTGGGCACAGTGACGTGCATCCAGTTTAATCCCGTGGACGACAATTACTTCATCAGTGGATCATTGGATGCAAAAGTTCGAATATGGAGCATTCCTGATCATCAAGTTGTTGATTGGAAGGATCTTCATGAGATGGTAACAGCTGCTTGCTACACACCGGATGGTCAGGTAcaccattaagtttttttttcctatgtAACAAAGTGAGTTCGGGTAAAATTAAATTGCACAGTACCAATGAAGCTCTCTTGGTTTGTAAAGGGTGCTTTGGTTGGTTCATACAAGGGGACTTGCTGCTTATACAACACAAGTGGTATATAAACTCATTAACCTTACTTATCTCGTCCTTTGAAGTCTAAATAGTTTATCTGTCTCGTCCTTCGAACTTATTTTTTTGTGGGTTTCTAGATAACAGACTGCAGCAGAGAAAGGAAATCAATttgaagaacaagaaaaagaaatccAATCACAAGAAAATCACTGGTTTTCAGGTAAAAGCTAAAGCAACAAGCTAACACTGTTATGTTCTGTTCTTTTGATTCTATTATTATTACTAACGTTGAATGCACATGAGCCAGTTTGTGGCGGGAAGTTCATCGGAAGTGCTTGTCACATCTGCAGATTCACGTGCGCGTGTGGTTGACGGTGTTGACCTTGTTCACAAGTTTAAAGGTAAGCAAGATTGATGATGTTCTCTTGCACATTATCTCGAAAGTGAATAAGCTCAACGTTCTTGTGTTTCTCCGTTTGGTCTTGCAGGATTCCGCAACACGAATAGCCAAATCTCAGCCTCACTTACATCAAACGGAAAACTCTTAGTCTCAGCGAGCGAAGACTCTAATGTGTATGTATGGAACTACGACTCAGAGACTCGAGCTGGTAGAAGCAAACGTGTAACCGTCACAAACTCGTACGAACACTTTTACTGTCGAGACGTCTCAGTGGCTGCACCTTGGCCTGGCAAGATcagtaacaacaacaacagcccCGACCAATCGCCTTCCACAGCCAATAACCCGCCAACACCTGTTAACGATCCAGTCAACAACACAGCCGTCACCAACGGTATCATTTCGAGCGCCACAAACCAATACTTCTGCGATAGAATGTCAGCGACATGGCCCGATGAAAAACTTTTGCTGGCTGCAAAGAACCGAGCACGAACTAGTCCTAGTGTGAGCGTGGACTTGTCTAATGGACCGGTTAACGCAAAACCGAATGCTTCTGCTTGGTCTATGGTGATCGTGACCGGTGGTTTACGAGGCGAAATCAGAACTTTTCAGAATTTTGGATTACCGGTTCGTCTATGAAGCCGAGGAGAAAG encodes:
- the LOC106437171 gene encoding WD repeat-containing protein 44-like, which encodes MMKVMMMTGRNDVARFVAHNDEEEEEDECFFESLDRVLSSCSCSTSNSDYDSDPSAIHDPNPFPLPSGFDLWKSEPESVSERRIRLLRGLGLSNEPDLAPASRLRRRKGIRSSHFARSSHNGRCVSSLRSDVVVDNSKLRCSLNDNNVVLDFISKDPIDVVLEEQMCTIKNLDNGREFVVNEVREDGVLEKLKEVGTDRQLTLEEFEMCAGTSPIVLELMRRQSVEDVCKDSVDLSTSVSGTKHRRKGSWFKSIKSVASSVTGYKERRSTDERDSPSERGGQRLSSATDDSRDVTFQDPERVKVRQYGKSCKELTALFKSQEIEAHKGSIWSIRFSLDGRYLASAGEDCVIQIWEVVESERKGELLLVDKQDDGGVNLSVLANGSPEPASVSPMRRGRTSFSRKSVSLDNVLVPETVFGLSEMPVCSFVGHSDDVLDLAWSKSQHLLSSSMDKTVRLWDLSSKACLKVFSHSDYVTCIQFNPVDDNYFISGSLDAKVRIWSIPDHQVVDWKDLHEMVTAACYTPDGQGALVGSYKGTCCLYNTSDNRLQQRKEINLKNKKKKSNHKKITGFQFVAGSSSEVLVTSADSRARVVDGVDLVHKFKGFRNTNSQISASLTSNGKLLVSASEDSNVYVWNYDSETRAGRSKRVTVTNSYEHFYCRDVSVAAPWPGKISNNNNSPDQSPSTANNPPTPVNDPVNNTAVTNGIISSATNQYFCDRMSATWPDEKLLLAAKNRARTSPSVSVDLSNGPVNAKPNASAWSMVIVTGGLRGEIRTFQNFGLPVRL